The following coding sequences are from one Brassica napus cultivar Da-Ae unplaced genomic scaffold, Da-Ae ScsIHWf_1459;HRSCAF=2050, whole genome shotgun sequence window:
- the LOC106372819 gene encoding choline-phosphate cytidylyltransferase 2, with protein sequence MAINGDDKVSETASDQPVRVYADGIFDLFHFGHARAIEQAKKSFPNTYLLVGCCNDKITNKFKGKTVMTESERYESLRHCKWVDEVIPDAPWVLTIEFLDKHKIDYVAHDALPYADASGAGNDVYEFVKSIGKFKETKRTEGISTSDIIMRIVKDYNQYVLRNLDRGYSREELGVSFVKEKRLRVNVKLKKLQEKVKEQQEKIQTVAKTAGSHHDEWVENADRWVVGFLEMFEEGCHKMGTAIRDGIQQKLLRQESEENRRLNGLSNAKEEQIFDDAGFAKGDENYHNDHEGSLNESNKKNKIVKK encoded by the exons ATGGCCATTAACGGTGACGACAAAGTTTCAGAAACAGCTTCAGATCAGCCTGTTAGAGTCTACGCTGATGGCATCTTCGATTTGTTCCACTTCGGTCATGCTCGCGCCATCGAACAGGCCAAAAAATC GTTTCCGAACACATATCTGCTGGTAGGATGTTGTAACGACAAGATTACCAACAAGTTCAAAGGCAAGACCGTCATGACGGAGTCCGAGCGTTATGAATCTCTCCGACATTGCAA GTGGGTCGATGAAGTGATTCCAGATGCACCATGGGTTCTCACCATAGAGTTTCTCGATAAGCATAAGATCGACTACGTAGCTCACGATGCTCTTCC CTATGCGGATGCTAGTGGAGCTGGAAACGATGTTTATGAGTTT GTGAAGTCGATCGGGAAGTTTAAAGAAACGAAACGAACAGAGGGGATATCGACATCAGACATAATCATGAGAATAGTTAAAGATTACAACCAGTATGTGTTGCGTAATTTGGACCGAGGATATTCAAGAGAAGAACTCGGTGTCAGCTTCGTTAAG GAAAAGAGGCTTAGAGTGAACGTTAAACTGAAGAAACTacaagagaaagtgaaagaacaGCAAGAGAAG ATACAAACCGTAGCAAAAACTGCTGGGTCTCACCATGACGAATGGGTTGAAAACGCTGATCGTTGGGTTGTTGGATTTCTTGAAATGTTTGAGGAAGGTTGTCATAAAATG GGAACAGCCATCAGAGATGGGATCCAGCAAAAGCTATTGAGGCAAGAGTCAGAAGAGAACCGGCGCTTGAACGGCCTGTCAAATGCCAAGGAGGAACAGATTTTTGATGACGCTGGGTTTGCAAAAGGAGATGAAAACTATCATAATGATCATGAAGGTTCCTTAAATGAGAGCAACAAAAAGAATAAGATAGTAAAGAAATGA